The following proteins are co-located in the Rhodococcus opacus B4 genome:
- a CDS encoding serine/threonine-protein kinase PknD yields MSGEFEPGTVFAGYVIERVLGRGGMGTVYLAQHPNLPRKVALKLLDTSWTSDDYVRSRFESEADHAAHLDHPNIVTVHDRGREGGRLWIAMQYVPGVDARRALNSGALDVERAVHIVRETGKALDHAHEAGILHRDVKPANILLAPGDPERVLLTDFGTAKALDETHQLTRTGMLVATLHYAAPEQIEGQKLDHRVDIYALGCTFFHLLTNEPPYPGTTASSVMHGHLNGPIPKPSVVRPGLPAGVDAVVARAIAKDREQRYSTCREFSDAVAAIEWDGPGSVTRPAGVADSAATTRTSRPAVTRPDAEPGAEPATVAGRWRRKRWLLAALLVAVLVAAAVAYAVRPGEESADAQVVLPLTGLQGPAGLAVSAAGNLYIADSAAKQVLEVRAGSYEQTVLPFTGLEVPQGVAVSASGDVYVSDLVTNTVSMLHGGTQVPMPFGGLNQPFGIALGPDGSLYVADTLNNRVLALRDITAAPVAVPLTVIGPFAVAVGEQGDLYVGTPNKVLAWNAATRAQSFLPFTDVQGVGGVAVDEEGTVYAIDQNHNRILRLPTGSDEQEVLPFTGLDQPEGIAVSSRGDVYVADTDNSRVVMLPAGS; encoded by the coding sequence GTGAGCGGCGAGTTCGAACCGGGCACGGTGTTTGCCGGCTACGTGATCGAACGGGTTCTGGGACGAGGCGGGATGGGCACCGTCTACCTCGCCCAGCACCCCAACCTGCCGCGCAAGGTCGCTCTCAAACTGCTCGACACGTCGTGGACGAGCGACGACTACGTCCGGTCGCGTTTCGAGTCGGAAGCCGATCACGCCGCCCATCTCGACCACCCCAACATCGTCACCGTCCACGACCGCGGCCGCGAGGGCGGGAGGTTGTGGATCGCGATGCAGTACGTTCCCGGCGTCGACGCCAGGAGAGCGCTCAACTCGGGGGCACTCGACGTGGAGCGCGCGGTGCACATCGTCCGCGAGACGGGGAAGGCGCTCGATCACGCGCACGAGGCGGGGATTCTGCACCGCGACGTGAAGCCGGCGAACATCCTGCTCGCGCCGGGCGACCCCGAACGTGTACTGCTCACCGATTTCGGCACCGCCAAGGCGCTGGACGAAACGCATCAGCTGACCCGCACCGGGATGTTGGTGGCGACGCTGCACTACGCAGCCCCCGAGCAGATCGAGGGCCAGAAACTCGACCACCGCGTCGACATCTACGCGTTGGGCTGCACCTTCTTCCATCTGCTCACCAACGAACCGCCGTATCCCGGAACCACCGCGTCCTCGGTGATGCACGGTCACCTGAACGGGCCGATTCCGAAGCCGAGCGTGGTGCGCCCCGGACTGCCCGCCGGTGTCGACGCGGTCGTCGCGCGCGCCATCGCCAAGGACCGCGAGCAGCGTTACTCGACGTGTCGTGAGTTCAGCGACGCCGTCGCCGCGATCGAGTGGGACGGGCCCGGCAGCGTCACCCGTCCGGCTGGCGTGGCCGACTCCGCTGCGACCACCCGCACGAGCCGTCCCGCCGTCACCCGGCCCGACGCCGAGCCGGGTGCGGAGCCGGCGACGGTCGCGGGCCGGTGGCGTCGGAAACGCTGGCTGCTCGCCGCCCTTCTGGTGGCTGTCCTCGTCGCCGCCGCTGTCGCCTACGCCGTCCGGCCGGGCGAGGAGTCGGCCGACGCGCAGGTCGTGCTCCCGCTGACCGGCCTGCAGGGTCCGGCCGGGCTCGCGGTCTCGGCCGCCGGGAACCTCTACATCGCGGACAGCGCGGCCAAGCAGGTTCTGGAGGTGCGCGCCGGGTCCTACGAGCAGACGGTCCTCCCCTTCACCGGACTCGAAGTTCCGCAGGGAGTCGCGGTCAGCGCGTCCGGCGACGTGTATGTCTCCGATCTCGTGACGAACACCGTGTCGATGCTGCACGGCGGCACCCAGGTGCCGATGCCGTTCGGCGGGCTGAACCAGCCGTTCGGAATCGCGCTCGGACCGGACGGATCGCTGTACGTCGCGGACACGCTGAACAACCGGGTGCTGGCCCTGCGCGACATCACTGCCGCCCCCGTCGCGGTACCGCTGACGGTGATCGGCCCGTTCGCCGTCGCCGTCGGCGAGCAGGGGGATCTGTACGTCGGCACGCCCAACAAGGTGCTCGCGTGGAACGCCGCCACCCGCGCCCAGAGCTTCCTGCCGTTCACCGACGTCCAGGGCGTCGGCGGTGTCGCGGTCGACGAGGAGGGAACGGTCTACGCGATCGACCAGAACCACAACCGCATTCTGCGGCTGCCCACCGGTTCCGACGAGCAGGAGGTTCTCCCGTTCACCGGCCTCGACCAGCCGGAAGGAATCGCCGTGTCGAGCCGGGGCGACGTGTACGTCGCGGACACCGACAACAGCCGGGTGGTCATGCTGCCTGCGGGCAGCTGA
- a CDS encoding ROK family glucokinase, giving the protein MGLTIGVDVGGTKIAAGVVDGDGVIHRMERRETPSHDARGVENAIAELVRELAATHPVQAVGIGAAGFVAADLSTVLFAPNLAWRNEPLGEVVEAACGLPTVVENDANAAAWGEARFGAGRTGQTVVVLTVGTGIGGGIVVDGVLHRGKFGVAAEFGHLNVEPHGRRCGCGNHGCWERYASGRALVREAQDLANVSPGFAADLLARAGGRADAITGLHVTAAAQDGDPAALECFRVIGSWLGHGMADIAAFFDPDLFIIGGGVCEAGELLRGPAAAAFENRLTGRAHRPVAEVRLAELGANVGIVGAADLARERVLGFAHNGSRVSGGVQCPIG; this is encoded by the coding sequence TCCACCGGATGGAACGCCGGGAAACCCCGTCCCACGACGCACGGGGGGTGGAGAACGCCATTGCCGAACTCGTTCGCGAACTGGCGGCGACGCACCCCGTGCAGGCGGTAGGCATCGGCGCGGCAGGCTTCGTCGCCGCGGACCTCAGCACCGTGCTCTTCGCCCCGAACCTCGCCTGGCGCAACGAACCGCTCGGTGAGGTGGTCGAAGCGGCGTGCGGTCTGCCGACGGTGGTGGAGAACGACGCCAACGCCGCGGCCTGGGGCGAGGCGCGCTTCGGGGCCGGGCGGACGGGACAGACCGTCGTCGTGCTCACCGTGGGAACCGGAATCGGCGGCGGCATCGTCGTCGACGGCGTCCTCCACCGCGGCAAGTTCGGTGTGGCCGCGGAGTTCGGGCACCTCAACGTCGAACCGCACGGTCGCCGGTGCGGCTGCGGCAACCACGGCTGCTGGGAGCGTTACGCCAGCGGGCGGGCACTCGTCCGGGAAGCGCAGGATCTCGCGAACGTGTCGCCCGGTTTCGCCGCCGACCTCCTCGCCCGGGCGGGCGGACGGGCAGACGCCATCACCGGCCTGCACGTCACCGCCGCCGCACAGGACGGCGACCCCGCTGCGCTCGAATGTTTCCGGGTGATCGGTTCCTGGCTGGGGCACGGCATGGCGGACATCGCCGCGTTCTTCGATCCCGACCTGTTCATCATCGGCGGCGGAGTGTGTGAGGCCGGTGAACTGCTGCGCGGTCCCGCCGCCGCCGCTTTCGAGAACCGTCTCACCGGACGCGCACATCGACCGGTCGCCGAGGTGCGACTGGCGGAACTCGGCGCGAACGTCGGCATCGTCGGCGCCGCCGATCTGGCCCGGGAACGAGTTCTCGGGTTCGCACACAACGGCTCACGAGTATCTGGAGGAGTGCAATGTCCAATCGGTTGA
- a CDS encoding WhiB family transcriptional regulator: protein MSNRLSLPIPVAEVWDWQREAACRGYESSTFFHPDRERGRAREMRDFRAKMICRGCPVLVQCREHALSVGEPYGIWGGLSANEREELLANHHGRVDEAVAESFGFDLARQA from the coding sequence ATGTCCAATCGGTTGAGTCTTCCCATTCCGGTCGCCGAGGTGTGGGACTGGCAGCGAGAGGCCGCGTGCCGCGGCTACGAGTCGTCCACCTTCTTCCACCCCGACCGCGAACGTGGCCGGGCACGCGAGATGCGGGACTTCCGCGCCAAGATGATCTGCCGCGGCTGCCCCGTGCTGGTGCAGTGCCGGGAGCACGCGCTCAGTGTCGGTGAACCGTACGGCATCTGGGGCGGACTCTCCGCGAACGAGCGCGAAGAACTGCTCGCCAATCACCACGGCCGGGTGGACGAGGCGGTCGCCGAATCGTTCGGGTTCGACCTGGCGCGCCAGGCCTGA